The DNA sequence GGAAGACTATATTCACTATATTTGATGGATGGATACGTAGAAGATTAAGATCAGTTCAATTAAGAAGTTGGAGAAATATTAGGAAATTGCACAGGGAACTGAGGAAAAGAAAATGGAAAGGAGATCTCCCTAGATTGCGTATGAATAGATGGAGAAGCTCTTTGTCTACCCCAGTACATACTGCTTTACCTAAAGAATGGTTCGTAGAAATCGGTCTTGTCTCACTTGTAAAACTTTACAATGATCATCATCCCCAACGGGGATAATCATGGAGGAGCCGTATGCGATGACCCGCACGTACGGATCTGTGAGAGGCGCATGAATAATTTCATGCGCCTACTCTATTCGCTTTTACAGTTTTCATTTTGTAAGCTGAAGCGTGAAAGACTCAGTAGGTATCTTTGCTGGAGGAAAGTGCTTCTTAAGAAATGATAATGTTTCAAGCCATGCCTCTTCCCCGGCAATGGCGTTTTCGGTTGAAATTCCACCACCTTTTTTATTTTGTAGATTAAAATATGGTGTATAGGGAAGCGTTAAAAAATGACCAGCATTTTCATAGCAAATATGCTTAACATCATAAGGGAACTGATTCTCTTTAAGACGCTGCTGAATTTTTTCAGCCATATATGTGGATGGCCAAAAAGCATCCTTTTTCCCACTGATCATCATAATTGGACCACGAATTTTTTCAGCTGCAATCATTGCATCAAATCTTCCTTTGTTTTCATACCTTTGTAAACTTTTATAGTAAAGACTATTCGATTCTGATTCACCATTTGTCTTCATAAACAAACCTTTTATTCTTGAAAACAAATTATTTGTTAGAGGTACGTACGGAAGGGGATGCCCTTTTTCTAGCAAGAATGAACGAGTGTTTTTATTGCCTTCACATTGGAAAACGTGACTTGCTGGTGAATGAGCAATAACAGCGCGAACACTTCTATTCTTACTTGCAAGCAGTAATGCTAATTCAGCTCCTTTAGACATTCCGAATAAAATGATTTTTTGCTGATCTGTGCTACGGTGTTCTTTTAGCCATTCAATGGCAATATTCAGTGGTTCAACCGGTACATTCGTTGTTTTGTTTTGTGATGCTCCATTGTAATTTAAGGAAAGCGCACCGTATCCGTGTGAAGCCAAAAGTGCAGCAATGTCATTCCGCATTGGAGCATATCGGTCTCCTAAAATAATGATACTAGGTAGCTTACTTTTGTTTTTTGGAGAAAAATATGTCCCATTTATGTTCAGTTCATCAGGTAACTGTTCTTCATGAACATAATCTTCCTTAAACATTCTTGTAATTGTCCTTGCTTCTTTCCTTTGGCTTTCCTCTGCTTCTATATCGATGTGTAGCGTAAGTTGTGAGATGTCTTCGTTGAAAAGTGATTTGTGCTGTTGTTTTGATTGAGGGTGCATCTTCCATAATAGCTCAGACAAAATATTACTTTTGCCATCTGCGCTTCCAATAGAAAGCTTGCCATTATCATCAGCTGCCGTCGTCGTCGTCGATGTCCACATAACTTGTTCGTACTTCATTTTTAACGTGAGTGTGATCGTTTCATTCGGTTTCAGCCCATCCATGTGCAACTGTAGTGGTTCATCAACTCGTCCTATGTCAGGATAAAGAAAACATTTCATTCCTAGCTCACCTCATTTTTTAATTCCTTATATCGTATTCGGACAAGCGCAAAAATAAGACCAAAAAATAAGAATTGTAAAAAGAAAGTGTATGACGTTTCATCATGTAAGAAAACTTGATTAAGTTGAGGGCACACAAAGGGTGGTAGACTCGTGGTGAGGGGAGTTTTGTGATAAGGTGTTAAGCTAGACGATAAAAAACAACTCTTAAGTAAAGAACTTAAG is a window from the Evansella cellulosilytica DSM 2522 genome containing:
- a CDS encoding acyl-CoA thioesterase/bile acid-CoA:amino acid N-acyltransferase family protein, whose product is MKCFLYPDIGRVDEPLQLHMDGLKPNETITLTLKMKYEQVMWTSTTTTAADDNGKLSIGSADGKSNILSELLWKMHPQSKQQHKSLFNEDISQLTLHIDIEAEESQRKEARTITRMFKEDYVHEEQLPDELNINGTYFSPKNKSKLPSIIILGDRYAPMRNDIAALLASHGYGALSLNYNGASQNKTTNVPVEPLNIAIEWLKEHRSTDQQKIILFGMSKGAELALLLASKNRSVRAVIAHSPASHVFQCEGNKNTRSFLLEKGHPLPYVPLTNNLFSRIKGLFMKTNGESESNSLYYKSLQRYENKGRFDAMIAAEKIRGPIMMISGKKDAFWPSTYMAEKIQQRLKENQFPYDVKHICYENAGHFLTLPYTPYFNLQNKKGGGISTENAIAGEEAWLETLSFLKKHFPPAKIPTESFTLQLTK